A single region of the Strigops habroptila isolate Jane chromosome 3, bStrHab1.2.pri, whole genome shotgun sequence genome encodes:
- the SLC35B4 gene encoding UDP-xylose and UDP-N-acetylglucosamine transporter, with translation MHPAVAVGLVFGGCCSNVVFLELLARQFPGCGNIVTFSQFLFIAVEGFIFETNFGRKKPAIPIRYYFTMVAMFFTVSVVNNYALNLNIAMPLHMIFRSGSLIASMALGIIILKKRYSVSKYTSIALVSVGIFTCTFMSAKQVASDSSLNEEDGLQVFLWWLLGIAALTFALLMSARMGIFQETLYKQFGKHSKEALFYNHALPLPGFLLLAPNIYHHAVLFSQSELFEVPVIGLTLPIMWFYLLMNIITQYVCIRGVFILTTECTSLTVTLVVTLRKFVSLIFSILYFHNPFTAWHWLGTAFVFVGTLMYTEVWNSLGPFLARWRKRPKED, from the exons ATGCACCCGGCCGTGGCGGTGGGGCTGGTGTTCGGCGGCTGCTGCAGCAACGTGGtgttcctggagctgctggccaG GCAGTTTCCAGGATGTGGGAACATAGTGACATTCTCCCAGTTCCTATTTATTGCAGTGGAAGGTTTTATCTTCGAAACCAACTTTGGGAGGAAGAAGCCAGCCATACCAATAAG GTACTATTTCACCATGGTAGCCATGTTCTTCACTGTCAGTGTGGTGAATAACTATGCCCTGAACTTAAATATCGCCATGCCGCTGCACATGATCTTCAGATCG ggtTCTCTCATAGCAAGCATGGCTCTAGGTATCatcattttgaagaaaag ATACAGCGTATCTAAATACACATCCATAGCCCTGGTGTCAGTGGGGATCTTCACCTGCACTTTCATGTCTGCAAAGCAAGTG GCATCTGACTCCAGCTTAAATGAAGAGGATGGACTCCAGGTGTTCTTGTGGTGGCTGCTAG GTATTGCTGCTCTCACCTTCGCCCTCCTCATGTCTGCCAGGATGGGGATTTTCCAGGAGACCCTGTACAAGCAGTTTGGGAAGCACTCCAAAGAGGCCCTTTTTTACAAT CATGCGTTACCACTCCCAGGCTTTCTGCTCCTTGCCCCCAACATCTACCACCATGCAGTCCTCTTCAGCCAGTCCG agctATTCGAGGTCCCAGTGATCGGGCTGACCCTGCCAATCATGTGGTTCTACCTCCTCATGAACATCATCACTCA ATACGTCTGCATCCGCGGCGTGTTCATCCTCACCACGGAGTGCACATCCCTCACGGTCACACTGGTGGTGACCCTCCGCAAGTTCGTCAGCCTCATCTTCTCCATCCTCTACTTCCACAACCCCTTCACAGCCTGGCACTGGCTGGGCACTGCCTTTGTCTTCGTGGGGACTCTCATGTACACCGAGGTGTGGAACAGCCTCGGGCCCTTCCTGGCTCGCTGGAGGAAGAGGCCAAAGGAGGATTAA